Proteins from a genomic interval of Clostridium sp. M62/1:
- a CDS encoding PrgI family protein: MVIEINKDIDRYQESVAMGLTARQLIFSIASVAVGGGLVLLLYKYIGLTGAAYVAIPCVAPIALGGFYSFNGMNFYEYMGKKLHFMFGNRVLTYVSTEGEPAIKQLEAEQNEQVKKKGRKAEPKTVTADSAVKKQEEFEAMKKKTRNMLLGLVAVIVVAVAGIAAYKAMH; the protein is encoded by the coding sequence GTGGTTATTGAGATTAACAAGGATATTGACCGCTATCAGGAATCAGTGGCAATGGGACTTACAGCAAGACAGCTTATATTTTCCATTGCCAGTGTAGCAGTTGGCGGAGGTCTTGTACTTCTTCTTTATAAGTATATTGGACTGACAGGAGCAGCTTATGTTGCCATTCCATGTGTAGCACCGATTGCCCTTGGTGGATTCTATTCCTTTAATGGCATGAATTTCTACGAGTATATGGGAAAGAAGCTGCATTTTATGTTTGGCAACAGGGTGCTTACCTATGTATCAACAGAGGGAGAGCCTGCAATAAAGCAGTTAGAAGCAGAGCAGAATGAACAGGTAAAGAAGAAAGGCAGAAAGGCTGAACCGAAGACTGTAACAGCTGATTCGGCTGTAAAGAAGCAGGAGGAGTTTGAAGCGATGAAGAAAAAGACAAGAAATATGCTGCTTGGTCTTGTTGCAGTAATTGTTGTAGCAGTAGCAGGCATTGCAGCATATAAGGCGATGCATTAG
- a CDS encoding C40 family peptidase yields the protein MRTLKIKKVDDKPMVIHTKEKAKIHAHEPKGAKIKGSNIYTVERGPKTIGAKVSDDKKKSYRKSTIHQSEPKNKGLSRFKRNLKESNISIKTKNTNLHIAGRTSALAAGAVTEQVEGGQEVSQAAYLAYESSRPVTGTASKGAALFRKKAAAEAKKRIKKVEAGKKLAKKTAKKAAKDTAKEVAKETAKETAKTTAKVATKTATKAATTAAGTAVAPGVGTAIGMAAGYAAGVSIEVKDEKMTNRSRKIKFFLDKMKAQENQTDSVAKLVKDLIVRKAITWIKAAAPIIGLVLLLLVLVVAMIAVPVIAVIAILYNSPFALFLPPLESGDTVQTVTSAYVQEFNQDVNTKVNEHTGYDLGELVYVDYEGMEENPSNYYDIMAVYMVKHGVGDTATVMNDISKGWLQAVVNDMCSYTTSTGTKDVEETDADGNVTTVTKSVLYVNVTLKSYRDMISVYGFNSDQVEMLEQIMSPEFMGQLGYAGSGSGGGGGSPGVSSMTEDEINAILSGITDSRQKTVCSYALHRVGFPYSQDLRDSGNYYDCSSLAYYSWKDAGVDISFGGATTAAAEAQGLDEAGKTVSFDELQPGDLIFYSFTSNGRYKNISHVAVYVGNGKVVEALNESLGVVYRDVASTGKIVVIGRP from the coding sequence GTGAGAACATTGAAGATAAAGAAAGTGGATGACAAGCCAATGGTCATTCACACCAAGGAGAAAGCCAAGATTCATGCCCACGAACCAAAGGGTGCCAAGATAAAAGGCAGCAACATCTACACAGTAGAGAGAGGTCCTAAAACTATCGGTGCAAAGGTATCTGATGATAAAAAGAAGTCCTATCGCAAGAGCACCATTCATCAGTCAGAGCCGAAGAATAAGGGATTATCAAGATTCAAGCGAAACCTTAAAGAATCAAACATTTCCATCAAGACCAAGAACACCAATCTTCACATAGCAGGAAGAACCAGTGCACTTGCAGCCGGGGCAGTAACAGAGCAGGTAGAAGGTGGGCAGGAGGTATCGCAGGCAGCATATCTTGCATATGAATCAAGCCGACCTGTTACCGGAACTGCTTCTAAGGGTGCAGCACTTTTCAGGAAAAAGGCGGCAGCCGAGGCAAAGAAGCGTATCAAGAAGGTAGAGGCAGGAAAGAAGCTGGCAAAAAAGACAGCAAAGAAAGCTGCCAAAGATACAGCCAAGGAGGTAGCTAAAGAGACGGCAAAAGAAACAGCCAAGACAACTGCCAAGGTTGCAACAAAAACTGCGACAAAGGCAGCTACTACAGCGGCAGGAACAGCAGTTGCACCGGGAGTTGGCACGGCAATCGGCATGGCAGCCGGATATGCTGCAGGTGTGTCCATAGAGGTCAAGGATGAAAAGATGACCAACCGGAGCAGGAAGATAAAATTCTTTCTGGATAAGATGAAAGCACAGGAGAATCAGACGGATAGTGTGGCAAAGCTGGTAAAGGATCTGATTGTGCGAAAAGCGATTACCTGGATAAAGGCAGCTGCACCGATTATCGGATTGGTGCTTTTATTACTTGTTCTTGTAGTTGCCATGATTGCGGTTCCGGTTATAGCGGTGATAGCAATCCTTTACAATTCTCCATTTGCTTTATTCCTGCCACCACTTGAATCAGGAGATACCGTGCAGACAGTAACGAGTGCCTATGTGCAGGAGTTTAACCAGGATGTGAACACGAAAGTGAATGAGCATACCGGATATGACCTTGGAGAGCTTGTATATGTGGACTATGAAGGTATGGAAGAAAACCCAAGCAATTACTATGACATCATGGCAGTCTATATGGTCAAGCATGGTGTCGGAGATACTGCAACAGTCATGAATGACATTTCAAAAGGCTGGCTGCAGGCAGTTGTAAATGATATGTGTTCATACACCACAAGCACCGGAACAAAGGATGTGGAAGAAACGGATGCAGACGGCAATGTGACTACTGTCACGAAGTCTGTTCTGTATGTGAATGTCACACTGAAATCGTACAGAGATATGATTTCGGTCTATGGATTTAATTCTGATCAGGTGGAAATGCTTGAGCAGATCATGAGTCCGGAGTTTATGGGACAGCTTGGATATGCCGGAAGCGGAAGTGGCGGCGGAGGCGGAAGTCCGGGAGTAAGCTCCATGACTGAGGATGAAATCAATGCCATCCTTAGTGGAATTACAGACAGCAGGCAGAAAACAGTCTGCTCCTATGCACTTCACAGAGTTGGCTTCCCTTATAGTCAGGATTTAAGAGACAGCGGTAACTATTATGACTGCAGCTCCTTAGCCTATTATTCATGGAAGGATGCAGGCGTGGATATTAGTTTCGGCGGTGCAACCACAGCGGCAGCGGAGGCACAGGGACTGGATGAAGCCGGAAAGACAGTCTCCTTTGATGAGTTACAGCCGGGAGACCTTATCTTCTACAGTTTTACAAGCAACGGAAGATATAAGAACATCAGCCATGTGGCAGTATATGTCGGAAATGGCAAGGTGGTAGAGGCACTTAATGAAAGTCTTGGTGTGGTCTACAGGGATGTGGCAAGCACAGGAAAGATTGTTGTGATAGGAAGACCATAA
- a CDS encoding DpnD/PcfM family protein — MEQEFDVEIKEVLSRVQKVKAESLDDAINKAMDMYYAEQIVLGAEDMKGVDFAPISEGQRPSSLKENGGRAR; from the coding sequence ATGGAGCAGGAATTTGATGTTGAGATAAAGGAAGTGCTTTCACGAGTACAGAAAGTAAAGGCAGAGTCGCTTGATGATGCCATCAATAAGGCAATGGATATGTATTATGCAGAGCAGATAGTCCTTGGAGCAGAGGACATGAAGGGAGTTGATTTTGCGCCTATCAGCGAAGGTCAGCGCCCTTCTTCATTAAAAGAAAACGGAGGAAGAGCAAGATGA
- a CDS encoding helix-turn-helix domain-containing protein: protein MNTEKTFADRLKELRNIRNYTQEELGKITNISVQSIRRYEQGRLNEEPSAYNLLQLAKALDVTPEYLLIGDNNMTSYTEAIKRELKQLNDYGQISEIKETELNSTILSHLEMSNDLVDAVKTDWNAKGIFKRIEKEEDKQIVVDSYCTRPYVQDVILRYCQNRSIFKTKFAIIDGMLLE from the coding sequence ATGAATACGGAAAAGACTTTTGCAGATAGATTAAAAGAGTTGCGTAATATACGAAACTATACACAGGAAGAGCTGGGTAAGATAACAAATATATCTGTTCAGAGTATACGACGTTATGAACAAGGTAGACTCAATGAAGAGCCAAGTGCGTATAATCTTTTACAACTAGCAAAGGCACTAGATGTAACACCTGAATACTTATTGATAGGAGATAATAATATGACAAGTTACACGGAGGCAATTAAGAGAGAATTGAAGCAACTTAATGACTATGGACAAATATCTGAAATTAAAGAAACCGAGTTGAATTCCACGATTTTATCACATCTTGAGATGAGTAATGATTTAGTAGATGCTGTAAAGACGGATTGGAATGCAAAAGGCATATTTAAGAGGATAGAGAAAGAGGAAGATAAACAGATTGTGGTAGACAGTTATTGTACAAGACCTTATGTACAGGATGTCATATTACGATATTGCCAGAATAGATCTATATTTAAGACAAAGTTTGCAATAATTGATGGAATGCTTTTAGAATAA
- a CDS encoding DUF4313 domain-containing protein has protein sequence MDNEKKQVTYNSSITGETQVTFDIQQYMNNRAMFIGLMCNEDGYEEPFGDVTVNLSVAAPNYCGYLNVNDMPDIEKFITDNDLGEFTGFTQRSGFCEYPLYLFNVDKLRELCPDGMSMYEANIGMVRKPETKDLAR, from the coding sequence ATGGATAATGAAAAGAAACAGGTTACTTATAATTCAAGCATAACCGGAGAAACGCAGGTGACATTTGATATCCAGCAGTATATGAATAATAGGGCAATGTTTATTGGTCTTATGTGTAATGAAGATGGATATGAGGAACCTTTTGGTGATGTGACAGTGAATTTATCTGTTGCAGCACCGAATTATTGTGGATATCTGAATGTAAATGACATGCCGGATATAGAGAAGTTTATCACAGACAATGATTTGGGTGAGTTTACAGGATTCACACAGAGAAGCGGTTTCTGCGAATATCCGCTTTATCTGTTCAATGTAGACAAGTTAAGAGAACTCTGTCCGGATGGAATGTCAATGTATGAGGCAAATATTGGAATGGTACGAAAGCCGGAAACAAAGGATTTAGCAAGATAG
- a CDS encoding VirB4-like conjugal transfer ATPase, CD1110 family, translating into MGLFTDGFKLLKKASEPLYKTPKSIQETIEIMAVAENGIFEVSKNKYSKCYRFQDINYTTATEDEQIGIFERYCKFLNSLDCNYKITINNKNKNMDELRDKVLIAEKNDGFNNYRRIYNDIIEEKIIAGRQGIEQERYLTITIERKNFEEAKAQFATLEATIHKAFIELGAEIVPLNGNERLKVLYDYYHLGDEGSFDFDIKKAKKVGADFRNDLCNGMVKYFPDHFEDESKFCKALFIKKYPSSLSDRFINEITSLPVHSITSIDVVPVPKDLTTKVLQKKYLGIESDIIKQQRVRNKNNDFSTEISYAKRTEKKEIEEIMDDVRENDQCLFFVGVTIILMAESKKELESVCETVETIGKRNSCTIDTHYLKQREALNTALPIGVRQVETMRTLLTQSLAVLMPFNVQELNDSTGNYYGINQISKNVNIGNRKKLINGNGFVFGVPGSGKSFFCKMEMGSVFLSGDDEIIVIDPMNEYFDIAETYGGTVVNMSTYTDNYVNPLEMDVWSLDPNDSKGMVREKGEFMLGLCEQCIGDSLNSRQKSIIDRCVRKLYIDIARSKEKYIPVMSDFYDILMAQPEDEAKDIALSLELFVNGSLNIFNHQTNVDVDNRFTVYGIRDLGTELSPITMLVMMESIQNRIVENGKRGKATWLYIDEFHVLLNSEYSAKYLQQLWKKVRKQGGLCTGITQNVVDLLQNYTATTMLANSEFVALLKQANTDSSKMAEVIGVSEAQLRFVTNTASGMGLIKCGSVVIPFDNQISKDTDLYRLYNTNIHEKIAEQKKREMQNNVE; encoded by the coding sequence ATGGGTTTATTTACAGACGGATTTAAGTTATTAAAGAAAGCGAGTGAGCCTTTGTATAAGACACCTAAATCCATTCAGGAAACCATAGAGATTATGGCGGTGGCTGAAAACGGCATTTTTGAAGTAAGCAAAAATAAGTATTCCAAATGCTACCGCTTTCAGGACATCAATTACACGACAGCAACCGAGGATGAGCAGATCGGTATTTTCGAGAGATACTGCAAGTTCTTAAATTCGCTGGACTGTAATTATAAGATTACGATCAACAATAAGAACAAAAACATGGATGAACTCCGTGACAAGGTTCTGATTGCTGAGAAAAATGATGGTTTCAATAATTACAGAAGAATTTACAATGACATCATTGAAGAGAAGATTATTGCGGGCAGACAGGGGATTGAGCAGGAGAGATACCTGACAATCACGATTGAGAGAAAGAACTTCGAGGAGGCAAAGGCACAGTTTGCAACCCTTGAGGCAACGATACACAAGGCTTTCATTGAGCTTGGTGCGGAGATTGTACCACTTAATGGCAATGAGAGACTGAAAGTGCTCTATGACTATTATCATCTTGGAGATGAGGGCAGCTTTGATTTTGATATCAAAAAGGCAAAGAAGGTCGGGGCAGATTTTAGAAATGACCTGTGCAATGGGATGGTGAAATATTTCCCGGACCATTTTGAGGATGAGAGTAAATTCTGCAAGGCACTTTTCATCAAAAAGTATCCGAGCAGTTTGTCAGACAGATTCATCAATGAGATTACTTCCCTTCCGGTTCATTCCATCACGAGCATTGATGTGGTGCCTGTTCCCAAGGATCTGACAACAAAGGTGCTTCAGAAGAAATACCTTGGTATTGAGTCGGATATCATTAAGCAGCAGAGAGTCCGTAATAAGAATAACGATTTTTCTACGGAAATCTCATATGCCAAGAGAACGGAGAAAAAGGAGATTGAGGAAATCATGGATGATGTCCGTGAGAATGACCAGTGCCTTTTCTTTGTAGGAGTAACCATTATTCTTATGGCAGAAAGCAAGAAGGAGCTTGAGAGTGTATGTGAGACAGTAGAGACTATCGGAAAGCGTAACAGCTGCACGATTGACACACACTACTTAAAGCAGAGGGAGGCACTCAACACAGCACTTCCGATTGGTGTGAGACAGGTGGAGACAATGCGTACCCTTCTTACCCAGTCACTTGCGGTGCTTATGCCATTTAATGTGCAGGAATTAAATGACAGCACAGGGAACTATTATGGTATCAATCAGATCAGCAAGAATGTGAATATCGGTAACAGAAAGAAGCTCATCAACGGAAATGGATTCGTATTCGGAGTGCCTGGTTCCGGTAAATCGTTCTTCTGTAAGATGGAAATGGGCAGCGTATTCTTGTCGGGTGATGATGAGATAATCGTCATAGATCCAATGAACGAATACTTTGATATTGCCGAGACTTATGGCGGAACTGTAGTAAATATGTCTACCTACACGGATAACTATGTGAATCCGCTGGAGATGGATGTATGGAGCCTTGATCCGAATGATTCCAAGGGAATGGTAAGAGAAAAGGGCGAGTTTATGCTTGGACTTTGTGAGCAGTGTATCGGGGACAGCTTAAATTCAAGACAGAAGTCAATCATTGATCGTTGTGTGAGAAAGCTGTATATCGACATTGCAAGGAGCAAAGAGAAGTATATCCCGGTGATGAGTGATTTTTACGATATCCTTATGGCACAGCCGGAGGATGAGGCAAAGGACATTGCATTGTCTTTGGAGCTTTTCGTAAATGGTTCACTTAATATCTTCAATCATCAGACAAATGTGGATGTGGATAACAGATTCACAGTATATGGCATCAGGGACTTAGGTACGGAGCTTAGTCCTATCACAATGCTTGTTATGATGGAGTCCATTCAGAACAGAATTGTTGAGAATGGTAAGCGAGGCAAGGCAACATGGCTCTATATTGATGAGTTTCACGTATTACTTAATTCTGAGTATTCTGCAAAATATCTGCAGCAGCTTTGGAAGAAAGTAAGAAAGCAGGGAGGTCTTTGTACCGGTATCACGCAGAATGTAGTCGATCTGTTGCAGAATTACACAGCAACAACAATGCTTGCAAACTCAGAGTTCGTGGCACTTTTAAAGCAGGCAAACACGGACAGTTCCAAGATGGCGGAGGTTATCGGAGTATCAGAGGCACAGCTTAGATTTGTAACTAATACTGCATCAGGAATGGGACTTATCAAGTGTGGCTCAGTGGTAATTCCTTTTGATAATCAGATCAGTAAGGATACAGACCTCTACAGACTGTATAACACCAATATTCATGAGAAAATTGCAGAACAGAAGAAGCGTGAAATGCAGAATAATGTCGAATAA
- a CDS encoding TnpV protein, producing MLEEMTYKEVDGLLYPQIEMPDETENLTKLGKYGRMAMNYLKENEPARYKTLMRFGKMYEKMSAVEEEANQLYDQLEMQYLAKHKPQDPSSTMEMWKIREQAKMQAEEVVLNQIVMRFH from the coding sequence ATGTTAGAAGAAATGACTTACAAGGAAGTGGACGGACTGCTTTATCCGCAGATAGAGATGCCGGACGAGACGGAGAATCTCACGAAGCTGGGCAAATACGGAAGGATGGCGATGAACTATCTCAAAGAGAACGAGCCGGCAAGATACAAGACGCTGATGAGATTCGGGAAGATGTACGAGAAGATGTCAGCGGTAGAGGAGGAAGCGAATCAGCTGTACGACCAGTTAGAGATGCAGTATCTGGCGAAGCACAAGCCACAGGATCCGTCATCGACAATGGAGATGTGGAAGATAAGAGAGCAGGCGAAGATGCAGGCAGAGGAAGTGGTACTGAATCAGATAGTGATGCGATTCCACTAG